AAGGGTAAGATTGTGATAGATAAAATTTTTGAAATAGGGATTAAAGAAGTCTTTTCATCTGCTCCAGCCGAATATGTAACTATAAAAGAAGCTTTAGAGGGTAAATTAAATATAAGGTTAAATAATGGATTTTATCATGAAATAAAAAAGGATCAGTTAAAAAGTCTTTCAGAAAAAATTCCCATTTATTTATGGTCTTTAGTTAAGATTCCTTTTGTACTAATCAAATCTACTGAAGTTGGAGAATTCTTTATTAATGGTGATGAATGGAATAAAAAAGCTATATCTATTTTACTGCAAAGAGATGTTAGAGGTATAATACTAAGTGTAGATGTAGAGAAACTTTTAAGGGAGTATAGCTCATTAATATTTATAATTCTCAGTCCTACTATTTATATGGAATCAGAATTAAATGAGATGTAAGAAATGAACTCAAGAATAATGGATAAGGTTATTGATTTATTAGAGTTGAAAAAATGTGGATACACTATTATTGAATATCCTGAGCATAATAGAAAATCTATTGATATGATAGTAAATACTAATGAGCCTACAATAGTTAAAATTTCCGAGGATAAAATAACTAAAGACGAGATAGCAGACTTAAGGAAAATTGCTGCGTCTACACGTTCAGCGTCCTTAATAATTACTAATGAAGAAGAAGAAGATATTGTATCAGTAAAGGCAGATAACGTGTTTGCAATGTCTCCAGAAGGTTTTAGGAAAATAATGAATGGTGAGAAAATATTTCTATACAGAACTAGAGGAGGTATTTTCATAAAAATTAGACATGACTTATTAAGGCACAAAAGGGAAGAGATGGGTTATAGTATAGGAGATTTAGCAAAATTTTTAGGAGTTTCTAGGAAGGCTATATATGATTACGAGAAAGGAGATTCCGATGTTTCTTTAGAGGTTGCTGAGAAATTAATAGACATTTTTGGGGAGGATATAATAGGAGATATCATAAAGGATTCCATAAAGGAATTTAAGGAAATTGAGGATGAGGAACAGAGCATTGAGCCGTCCTCGGATAACTTCAAAGCGAAACTTATGTATATGTTAAAAGAGAATGGTCTTAAAGTTCTTTCCTTAAAATTAACTGCAATAGATTTAATTGTGAGGTCTAATAGGAATAATAAAAAATATTTGTTAGCAATAGAAAATAAGGATTATAATAAATCATTGAAAAAGTTTTATGAAGCTAAGAAAATAGCTTCATATACTAATTCTGAACTGCTTATAATAGCGAGATCATCTAGAGCGTTAAAGGATTATGAAGAGTTAGGGTACAAAATTTATGAAGAAAATGATATACCATTTTTAATAGATGAAATTAAAGGAGATAGTAGAAGGTAAGGTAAAAATATTCATTCCTGATCCTAACGAATATCTAGTTAATGGTAAATTTGATCCAGCATGGGCTCCAGTATTTTATAACCCTAAAATGATTTTTAATAGAGATCTAAGTGTAATAGTAGTAAGTGTCGTTAAACCTAAAATTATTGTCGATGCATTAAGTGCAACAGGTGTGAGAGGTATAAGGTATTACATTGAATCTTGGAAAAGTGAGGAGCTGATATTAAACGATAAAAATCCAGAAGCTATTAAATTGATACAACTTAATTTGAAATATAATAATATAGAAGAAGCTAAGGTTTATAATAGAGATGCTAATTCTTTACTTTATGAAATAAAAGCTGATTATGTTGATATAGACCCATTTGGTTCTCCAGCTCCTTTTATTTTATCCTCGATTAGTTCAATTATTAGAAATGGTATAGCTGCGTTTACAGCTACAGATTTATCTCCACTAGAAGGCTCTTCTAAACTGTCTTGCAGAAGGAAGTATGATGCTATTAATTTTAAGCTTTCGTCTTCAAAGGAAATAGGGATAAGAATACTCATAGGTAAAATTATTAGAGAAGCTGCTATTCTAGAAAAAACCGTTTATCCATTATTCTCATTTTATGCTGACTATTATTATAGATTATTTCTTAAGGTTGATAAGGGAGCTAAAAAAGCTGATAAAAATATTATTAATAATCTTAAATACTTTGGAGAATGTCCTAGATGCGGTTATCAGCAATTCTTACAAGATAACTGTAAAACCTTATGCCCTAAATGTGGAACGGAAATGATAATAGTTGGTCCTTTGTATTCTGGTCCTCTAATAGATTCTGAATTTATAAGACTGCTGATTGAAGCGCATGAAAAATTCACGTATATTAGTACATTTGATAGAGTTAAAAAATTATTAAATTTAATATCTAATGAAAGTAAATATACTAGCGTATACTATAAATTAGATAAGCTTGCATCAAAATTAAAAATACCTAAACTACCATCTATTGCTAATGTTTTAGAATGTTTAGGTCAGGCTTCTAGGACGCATTTTGATCCAAAAGGTATTAAAACCGATAAAGAATACGAGGAAATAATAAAATGTTTAAAGAGTTAAGCTAATGTTTTTTCTAATATCCAGTTTGATAATTTGTTACATGTTTGGGGGCTTACATGTATTCCATTTCCACATTTAGTTAGACTTTTGCAGTTTAAGCAAGGAATATCATATATACTATCTAGGCTTACATAAATATTTACATCATAATTATTATTAATTGCAAAGAGTTTAACTACATTTTTACCATTTTCCTTAACTGCTTTTTTAACAATTAATTTTTTCTCTACCAATTTTTTAACAATTATACTAATTTCCCTAATTGGTAACCCCACACTTTTAGCAAGTTCTTGTTGAGAAATTCCTTTTTCACCCATTTCCTTTATTTTTTTATGTACTAATTCTTCATAATTTGTTGAATCTGTTTCCATCTTTTACACCCGTGTTGGCTAAATTATATATATGCAATTCATACTTATTTAGTTTACTGTTTTTGATGATTACGTGGAGACGCTATACAATAAATTGATTAGTTTTTAGCT
The genomic region above belongs to Saccharolobus caldissimus and contains:
- a CDS encoding DUF61 family protein; protein product: MIDKIFEIGIKEVFSSAPAEYVTIKEALEGKLNIRLNNGFYHEIKKDQLKSLSEKIPIYLWSLVKIPFVLIKSTEVGEFFINGDEWNKKAISILLQRDVRGIILSVDVEKLLREYSSLIFIILSPTIYMESELNEM
- a CDS encoding helix-turn-helix domain-containing protein — translated: MNSRIMDKVIDLLELKKCGYTIIEYPEHNRKSIDMIVNTNEPTIVKISEDKITKDEIADLRKIAASTRSASLIITNEEEEDIVSVKADNVFAMSPEGFRKIMNGEKIFLYRTRGGIFIKIRHDLLRHKREEMGYSIGDLAKFLGVSRKAIYDYEKGDSDVSLEVAEKLIDIFGEDIIGDIIKDSIKEFKEIEDEEQSIEPSSDNFKAKLMYMLKENGLKVLSLKLTAIDLIVRSNRNNKKYLLAIENKDYNKSLKKFYEAKKIASYTNSELLIIARSSRALKDYEELGYKIYEENDIPFLIDEIKGDSRR
- a CDS encoding tRNA (guanine(26)-N(2))-dimethyltransferase, giving the protein MKLKEIVEGKVKIFIPDPNEYLVNGKFDPAWAPVFYNPKMIFNRDLSVIVVSVVKPKIIVDALSATGVRGIRYYIESWKSEELILNDKNPEAIKLIQLNLKYNNIEEAKVYNRDANSLLYEIKADYVDIDPFGSPAPFILSSISSIIRNGIAAFTATDLSPLEGSSKLSCRRKYDAINFKLSSSKEIGIRILIGKIIREAAILEKTVYPLFSFYADYYYRLFLKVDKGAKKADKNIINNLKYFGECPRCGYQQFLQDNCKTLCPKCGTEMIIVGPLYSGPLIDSEFIRLLIEAHEKFTYISTFDRVKKLLNLISNESKYTSVYYKLDKLASKLKIPKLPSIANVLECLGQASRTHFDPKGIKTDKEYEEIIKCLKS
- a CDS encoding helix-turn-helix transcriptional regulator, translating into METDSTNYEELVHKKIKEMGEKGISQQELAKSVGLPIREISIIVKKLVEKKLIVKKAVKENGKNVVKLFAINNNYDVNIYVSLDSIYDIPCLNCKSLTKCGNGIHVSPQTCNKLSNWILEKTLA